The segment AAATTAATTGAGACACAGCTGGCGATAGCGAGTCTGGGCGAGCCAACACTTGTGAAATCCACTCCACGACCCCCCGCAGAGGCCCAGCAGGGAGTTTATTTCAGTGGAGTATAAccagtgggaaggggagggagggggaggggggggagggggctacaCTCCTTAAAAATCTCCTCTGGATGTTTACTAGGAATTTGCTGTACATGAATTAATGTAAGTTTTCaaggggtttctctctctctctctctctctctctctctctctctctctctctctctgcttatcagTAACCATATGTTCCTAAACTTTACAAATTCAGGACACCACGCTCCCTGATAAAAACAAAAGTTACTTATCAAGGAGACATGTGTAATCTCCTTGCCATATATGTACTCATCAAACAtgtggtcatctctctctctctctctctcttaggtctGGATCATATataggatctgtgtggtctgaatgtctatgtaaatctatataaatctttgtgtgtagcctatgtgtgtgtgtgtgacagagagagagagagagagagagagagagagagagagagagagagagaatgtctttaCCTGCGAAGAGgagtaattaacccggtagcagcggggatcatgtttcttaatggtccctcccagcgagaaaaatgagaaaaaatcacccctcacacaaaccatttcataatatatatcaaagcatttgtgatcagattatgtatcatctattttggggggttaaaatcatggcacaaatctggcccgtcgctgctacacggtaaagccacaaatttggcccatcactgctaccaggttaagtggtTAAACACCTGTATATGCCTTAATTCAAATGACAGGTGTGATGCTGACCACTGAGATCAACAACTATTATTACATCTATATACTTCTTGAGCGACCTCCCCCATAAGAGTGACAATAAGCAAGAACTCTTTAACAAATACTCTACTACATAACAGAGCTTGCAGGGCCTCTACAGGTGGAAATACTTACCTGTGGATGTCAGGTATTCATTAAATTACCCCAACTCGGTCGCGGGGTCTCAAGGTGCTGGGCTCCACCTGGATGTGACCTTGCCTATGAGATTACGTGTCAGTAGGAACCTTACACCGCAGTCCTCCCACCGGTTAATCAATTCTGGGAAGGTTGCAACCATGCATGAGAAGGCACAATTTAATGTGGGCTGTGGTGGCCTCCCATTGCGACTATTTAATTACCatggccacagggaagattaaccgggctttcatgggtgtggtttttccgttcatggtgcaaaagtcgtgtaaaactatcagcaggatcacagaacagtccatggAATGCCTATAAGCAACTCCTACGAGTCATTTCCCAAGGACACagaagattaaccgggctttcatgtttttttttctttcgttcatgatgcagaagtcgTGAAAAACTATCAACAGGATCACAGAAGTCCATGGAAGGCTTATAGGCAaccgagaggcttttcaaataggggGATTAACAGCCCATCTGTTTAAGAATACGCGGGCTCTGTGGACATGAGGAGCCAATTTAGGTGCCAATTACCTTGACACATTATCTGTGGCTTTATGAGCAGAATGGATGCGGGTGTTAGTGAGCAAAGTCTATTTAATCCTCTGTATGGTCTTTCACATCCCTTAGAGACATACACGAGGTATTTAACATCTGGCACCTGACGTGGCACTTTATAGGCATCCAAACAGCCGTACATGTGGGTGCAATACCTTCTGCTATAATTAACCCCACCTTTTATTTACACCTTATTTCCCGCTTATGTAACCTTATTTTACCTCAACCAATAGTGACTAAAGGTGAAGAAAATGTCTAGGCCTATGTTCTAACTGATGAAATACTCACATGTGGCGTAGTTTGTCGGGAAAGTTGAAAAATGATAAGTTAAGTGAATCACGTTTTTGGCACCTCCACCAGTGTTGACTTCTAGGCCCCATATTTAACCTTATTTCCAGCCTTTATAGCTTTAATTCAACCCAACCGGCAGTGTCTGTATGTGCAGGAGATGTCTAGGCCTATGTTCTAACTGATGAAATACTCACACGTGGCGTAGTTTGTCGAAAAAGTtcaaaaaagatgaataaagtgAACCGGGTCTCTTGCACCTTCACCTGCCTTGACGTCTGCCTGCTGTCTGCGTGTCTAGCGTGCTGCAAGATACTatccctcttgtcttcctcttcttcttcctcctcctctccctcccctttctcatctatctattcctcgtcttcctatctttatctttcccttatcttcatttCATCTTAAGTCATTGTGATTCTCtgtttcctctatcttccttGGGTAATCAGTTTTCTTAGTGTTGTATTGatttatttcttatcttcctaTAGCTGGCAGGCCTTATTAAAGAAAATCTGGCATACCTATATACAGTTTACCGCGGGTTCCCGTACACATATACGCTCGATCATCTTGTAACCTAATTAAAGTTTTCCTGTTATATTTCTTGAGGCCGGTTACATCATATATTTTTCCGCCTTTGGATGACGCAAGATCGCAGCTGCGGTCGAGAAGCCATAAATGAGAAGCTTAATTAATTCACCTCTCACGTCAACATGTAATTTCttaaggccgaaaaggagataaatcgcgTACGTGTTCATGagggttttttcacgttcatgatacagaagaaaggtATAGGGTACGTCATCACCACGACCATTAAACTATAtataccctggaaatgcccaaaatgcgcctacgaaagcctcgtcaaatagaTAGGTGCATATGTGCTTGGATGATGCAAGATGATCGAGGATATATGCTGCTGCCCCCACGAGGTTGCAATTAAGATGAGGATGCTGCCCCCACGAGGTTGCAAGATAAGCTAGGATGCTGCCCCCACAAGGTTGCAAGATATAAGGATGCTGCCCCCACGAGGTTGCAAGATAAGCTAGGATGCTGCCCCCACAAGGTTGCAAGATATGAGGATGCTGCCCCCACGAGGTTGCAATTAAGATGAGGATGCTGCCCCCACGAGGTTGCAAGATAAGCTAGGATGCTGCCCCCACAAGGTTGCAAGATATGAGGATGCTGCCCCCACGAGGTTGCAGATGGCAAATAGCAATACCTGCCAGCATTTCCCTCTCTGGCTTGCCATTTGATAAATATTCACTTGTTCTTCccgttcttttctatatcatttattatttatgtCATTCGTTTATGTGGGAAAGCCAGATCGAGATGATATGTGAGATGATCGAGGATGCTGCCCGTACGAGGTTGCTGCAGATGCCACATACCCAATACCTGCCAGCATTTCCCTCTCCGGCTTACCATTTAAGGAATATTCACTtaattgttcttccttttcttttctatatcatttatTATTTCTGTCGGTCGTTTATTTGGGGAAGCCAGAGATGATGTGAGATGATCGAGAATATGCATGCTGGCCCCCACATGCATGTGCACGCACGATCCGAGGTTGCACATTAGCCAattaaaatgttcacttgttctCACCCATTTCTTTCATATCATTGGTTATTTCTATGCATTTGGGCGTACGTATATGTCATGTAGTTAGCTCATATGACACGTTTACACAGGAACAATGCTTTTTTTTAGGGATTCTGGgaagagaaatagacagaatTGATAGATGTCACATATATAGTTCACAGGAGACAGACCCGTACGTTTATCTTGCAAATCATAATATTCCCCTTGATGATAAGAATAAATATATGTATCAATAAATATTTGAATATATAATAAGGTTTTATCTGATTATCGACCATACTATATATATAcaggaggaagtagtagtagtagtagtagtagctataaaGTAGGATTaatttggtagtagtagtagtagtagtagtacgtagtaataatagtagtagtagtagcaggtatAGTAGTCGAGCGATTAGAACACATATCTTATCAGCCCTGACAAGCATATCACTGGTGGTTCGCTATAAGCTAACTTTTCCTTGCGTCCAAAGCTTCATGAGTGACTGGCAAACAACGTAACAAGGAGGTGCTTATGTGAATTAACGTGACACTGCATATGGCACCGAGGAATTATTATAACTTACACGTGtactacatatacatataaaaaaggaAGTTACACATACTAGCAAAGGTAATTAGCTAAATTAAATCTCGTCTATAGAGTTTGACGTTTGTGATATTTGATtaaaactaactctctctctggATTATAATAACTtagtcttcattattttctctctccatttccttcaatTTCATATAGTTCATCCCCTTCCAAGCAACACATCCCATTCTTGTCCATATAAAAACATCCCTAATTCATTAATATATGCGCTCCTGGGCCATAAGTTTACTCAGCAATTGTTCCCTTAACTCTTTCATCAACATTACAGATAACCAAACATCCATCTAGCATTctgttcctcttcatcccctttcaAAGTAACACAGCCCTTTACAATCATCCCCAATTCATTAATATATCCACTCCTGGGCCATAAGTCTACTCAGCAATTGTTCCCTTATCTCTTTCATAAACATTACAGATAACATCCATCATTCATTCTATCCCTGTTAACCCTTTTTCAAAGTATTACATCCCTTTGCAAACATCACCAATTCATTAATACATCCACTCCTGGGCCATAAGTTTACTCATCAATAGTTCCCTTATCTCTTCCATAAACATTACAGATAACATCCATCATTCATTCTATCCCTGTTAACCCCATTTCAGAGTATCACATCCCTTTGCAAGCATCCCCAATTCATTAATACATCCGTTGCTGGGTCATAAGTTTACTCATCAATAGTTCCCTTATCTCTTTCATCAACATTACAGATAACATCCATCTCTCGTTCTGTTCCTGTTGACATTGAGGAGGATCAAGCAGCTCTTCTGGTGTTCCTGTTACAAGCTTATCTGAACTTTTGTCTGCTTCTGACTCTCAAGAACATGGGTCGATATAAGGTGGTGGCTGCCAGGTCATCGTTCCTGTGTCACGCTTTCTAGAGGTCGTGTAGGTGGTGTTTCCTGAGTCATGAAGTGGGCAAGCAAGAAGGAGTTTGTCACCTCCACGCCCTCCATCCTCAAATTAGTGGAGCTGGTACGTaagtctgttttctttctctcatttttctttttttacagcaagggaggcaactcagGGCATATCAAAGTAGAGACAGAGATGGTTAGGAAAGTGCAGCATTGTGGAAAGGTAGCCTCATAATGGTCCTTTTCCCCAGGCTATCCTAGTACTGGGAATAACCTTCTTGACAAGCAACAGAGCCTCCTGacatgtatattattttcctggcACCAAATCAAACTAGAGACGGAGATGGTGATGGTTAAGAGAGTGCAGCATTGTGGAAAGGTAGACTCGTAATGGTTCTCCTTCCAGGCTATCCTAGTACTGGCAATGACCTTCTTCTTGGTGAGCAACAAATGCCAGAGCTTCCCGATGTTTGTGTCTCTCTACGTACTGCCCATCACTGTGTGTATGacgttcctcttcatctcctacgCCACGGCCATCATGGTGATCAGGGACGGCAGGAACCCTTTCTTCATACCAACTTGGGTCAACAGCGTAAGTCCcagcgttgccagactgtcgtactcagccacttatatttcccgacttcttaccccaaaactgtcttctggccTCCAATAACAGAACTCATTTATTGTTATCGtttaaagagttagatcctgatgtttcttggcaatagttaggcgtcagaaaccagtaaatactatgctctgagtacgataatctggcaacagtggtaAGTCCTCAGCCAGAAACAATTAGGTCAGCATTCTTAGATGTTACCGATTCtctcatcaattatttccaagggccaaaaatgagatcagtcaggttttaatgagtgttcttcaggctcatggtacagaagaagggtcagactaccaccagggtcttaaaactacccctggaaatgctcaaaacttttacgaaacccttgtcaaatatgtgtacttgaggGACGAAAGGTTTAATAATATGGGGGGTAACTCACAACCTCTCGTAAGTCAAGCACTGTGCCcatatccttcctctctcaaGATTAAGTTCAATATACATCAGTTACACATTTTTTCCTAGGAGTCTTGCCTCAATGCCTGTGCTGGGATCCTCATGGTGGTGGGCTCCACACTCACGCTCACGTACCCTAGTTGCTCGGACACAACCCTCACTGTGATCTCTGTGGTCAGTATGAAGATTTTAACACACTTATTTCTTAATGTTCCTTGAATTCCACCCTCTTCCTTGTACCAGCCAGTATTTGTTTATGAGTTTCCCCATTAACATCATTAGTATTCAGTATTTCTTTTGCAATTTGCCACATTTTTCTGGCTTTTCGATAGATTGCCGCATAATATTTCAACCTCTTTCAACTACCTTTCCATTAACATCATTAGTAATCAGTATTTCTTTTGCAATTTACCACATTTTTCTGGCTTTTCGATAGATTGCTGCATAATATTTCAACCTCTTTCAACTGCCTTTTGATTAACACCATTAGTATTCAGTATTTCTTTTGCAATTTCCCACATATCTCTGGCTTTTCAACACACTGCTTTGATATCTCAAGCTCTTTAGACTCTACCGCACTGCCTCTTCCAGATTAGCTTTCCTTCCCCTaaccctctccctcattcccctgcAGGCCCTCGGGTACATCTGTGCTGTTCTGTTTGGCTGCAGTGGGGCCATCACGTACCTGACCTTGGTAAAGCATGAGGAGAGAGACAAGGGCAAGGCTAAGCTCCCCCAGCTGGAAGCCAAGGAAGACCGGCACATTGCCACACTTGCTGGCATATTTTAAGTCAGCAGGTTCAAACTTGCTACCAAATTTAAGGTTACACCTCTATACTGACTCCCTGTTTAAAGGAGTTCTTCTTGTATGCTAAAATAAATCTCCACACTTGATGCTGCATTATGAAGCACACAAAACCACCTTGATTCACGGACTGACAGGTTGGGGAGGGTACAGCTGACCCTCTTCAATTTCATACATGGACATCCTATTAAAGGCTTTATTTATCGTCTATCATAGACATCTTATTTTCAAGAAATTAAAAAATTTGCATAGCGaataataaataattataatattaatgataTGAACAATGTtgacaatgaagaaaagaactTAGTTTAGATATGTAATTAAAAGAGTATACAAATTTTCAGTTCCCATGAATTTCTAAGTTATGGTAAAAcagtgtgaggtgaggtgaggccacACCTGCCCTGTGTGGTGAGGTCATGCCTTCACACAGGTGGGCACTCAGGCCGCACAGCTCACCCCACGCCTGCAATACCTTCACCTGTACACTTTCCCCTGCATGCTACAAAATTACTGAATTATTATACAATACAATTAATGAAAACTGCTTTATTTAACCGGCTCCCACGGAGAACTTTGGGTCGGGCGTGAGCAGAGGAAACTAATGAAGTAATGCTACCATgagggtgaaaaagaaaaaaataaacaaataaatggaaTAACAAGTCATTAATAAACTAGCCTTAGAAGTCCATTGTATCCAATGCACTATATTATAACAATATATAAAATTTTGCGTCCACCTTTGGGTAACAGATGCTCGACTAGCTTGCACTTTGTGGTGTCTGGGCACAGACGCTCCCACACGCCGTGATGACACTTTTACTAAACAGAAGCAAAATCATATGCCAGTATTATACACCTACAGGAATCAATAAATTAAAGATATAAAATAGAAACTattattctgtatatctatcaaTTCAAAAAGTATTATTGGACAAACTAAAAGTATAGCCTTGAGGGGCAGGCCGGCGTCAGGCTTCATTGACGTGTCTCGCCTTGTCCAGCTCCTTCACACCCCGGGCTGCCTTGCTTTGAACTGTGAGCCCATTtaccctgctgctgctcctctggGACTCTCTCTCACCGCTGACTCCCCCTGGGCACCCCCGGGGTGGTGGCGTCCCCTTGGACCGAGATCGCGACCCTTCTCTGCCTGGCCTCAACCTTGGCGGCTCAGTGGCGTCACCAGCTGGTCTGGGGTATGCAGGATCATCCACAGACCTTTCTTGCCTGTCCTCCGGCTCATGGTGCGTGAGGCTGTCCCTGGACATGgttgcaggggagggagggacggacacACAGCTGTCCTGCCCACAGTCTGAGTCAACATCAGACTTGTGGTGCTGACGTGCCTCAGTGTTCCCTGTCGCTGCTGTTGTTCCCGTCTGACCCCTGAGCTGGAAAGGAGGAAATCTAAGGCCAAAATTCCACCTAGGTTTAAGGGAAAACAATCATGGAAAGGCAATGTgcataaatatctatctatccatatctcaGCTATGAAATTCCCATCTGCTCCCTGAGCTGAAAAGGAGGAAATCTGAGTCCAAACTTCTCCCACTGTTGAAGGGAAAACAATCATGGAAAGGTTGACAACTTGAACTGATGTTAAGAGATGTACTGTATAAGTAAGCCACAGTAAACAGTTACCAAGTCTAAGTTAAGTTATATTCCTCTTCACCTTAAACTAGTGCCCCATAAAGGGCCTATGGATTATAAGCCCGTGTTTTTAAACGCCTCGGTGCCTcacttcgcctgtttgaaaaggctctcatagaagttgctgggattttcatggacagttttacacgacttctgcgtcttgaacgggaaaacacccataaaaacctggttaatcttctctgtggccttggaaaacagttgtAGTGGGACCCCAAGACATTTAAGAATAGGGCCCTATGTGTGTTTTAATTCCAATGGACCAGTGAATTAACTTGTCACTCCTCATTGCCTCCACTGACATCATCTGGAGGGCATGCACATGAGGGACATGGTGTTAAATAATGACATCAAGAACATCACTACAGGCACACTAACTCACCGTTTCCAAATCTGTCGAGTTGTGGTCCTGACACACGGTGCCGAGGCCTGGAATGTGCTGCAAGTTACCCGCAATGTGCTGCCGGCAGTATGAGTTGGGGCAGAAGTCACACCTGTTCAGCTTTGTGCTCCATTGGCCGCACTCGTCACAGTGGTGCCACGGGCAGATCCACtttcctggtggtggtagtggtggtggtgggggggcaaAAGTTCAAGTCAATTCAAGTCAAATCCTAATTATTGCCC is part of the Eriocheir sinensis breed Jianghai 21 chromosome 25, ASM2467909v1, whole genome shotgun sequence genome and harbors:
- the LOC127003590 gene encoding uncharacterized protein LOC127003590, with amino-acid sequence MKWASKKEFVTSTPSILKLVELAILVLAMTFFLVSNKCQSFPMFVSLYVLPITVCMTFLFISYATAIMVIRDGRNPFFIPTWVNSESCLNACAGILMVVGSTLTLTYPSCSDTTLTVISVALGYICAVLFGCSGAITYLTLVKHEERDKGKAKLPQLEAKEDRHIATLAGIF